ATCGTCCTTCGTGTTCGCATCGCCGTCGAGATCGAGCGTGTAGCGCGCATCCTTCGCATGCGTCGTCCACGCGCCCCAGGACAGCCAGAGGCGCTGTTTGCCTGCCACACGCGGATTCCACGAAAAGAAGTCCTTGCCCACCTCATCGGTCTTCGCGTTCCAGTAGCGATAGCTCTCGCCGAGATTCGGCAATCGCGTCGAATCGCCCGGATCAGAGGCCTGGCCGAACTCCGAGCCCGGCGAGTACTCAATGGGCTTGCCATTCTTCGGCTGCTCGATCTGCACGCAGCCGATGGCCTCCGGCTTCGTCGGCGGTGGCAGATCATCATCCACGAGCACTCGTTTCGTCAGTTGCGCGCGTGGTTGGAAGCGTGACAGGGTCGAATCAATCGCCGCGATCTCCAAACGCACGCTCTCCGCCTTCTTCTGCCGCTGTTCTGAATCCGCAGGCCGCAATTCACGTTCCGCATGCTGCACGCCTTCAAAGATGGCACGCACGCGATAGTAATCCGTCTGCAACACCGGATCGAACTTGTGATCATGGCAGCGTGCGCAACCAACCGTAAGCCCCAGGAAGGTGCTGCCCGTGGTGCTCACGAGATCATGCATCTCATCCGCCCGCTGATTCGCCCGCAGCACCGGGTCCTGGCCCTTCACCTGATCCCAGGCCCCCGCCACGAGGAATCCCGTGCCTTCATCCGCGCCAAGCTGATCTCCGGCAATCTGCTCCCGCACAAACTGGTCATATGGCTTGTCCTCATTGAGCGAGCGAATGACGTAATCTCGATACGGCCACGCATTCGGCCGCACGCGGTTCATTTCAAAGCCATGGCTCTCCGCAAAGCGCACCACATCCAGCCAGTGCCGCGCCCAACGCTCACCATAGCGCGGTGAATCGAGCAGGCGGTCGATCAGATGCTTGATGCTCGACGCTTGATCCTGGATGAACTCTTTCTCGAAAGCCGCCACTTCCTCGGGTGTCGGTGGCAGTCCGATGAGATCAAAACTCGCCCGGCGGATGAACGTGCGGGCATCCGCAGGCGGATTCATCGCCAGTCCCTTCTCCTTCAGCTTCTCGCTGATGAAAGCATCAATGGAGGCGTGCTTCGTGGGTTTCAGTGGCAGAAAAGACCAGTGCGTCACATCGCCCTTCGGCTTTTCCTTCAGCACGATCTCTTGCGGCCAAGTGGCACCCATGTCGATCCAACGTTTGATCAAATTGGTCTCCGCAGACGAGAGCGCAGGCTTCTTCTTCGGCATCTCGGCTTTCTCGCCGGGCGACTCTGGCACGATCATCGTGTAGAGCGGTGACTCCGATGCCTTGCCCGGAACGATGGCCGGACCTTCGTCGCCGCCTTTGAGCGTCGTTTCCAGCGTCTCCATGTTCAGTCCGCCTTTAGTCGTCACGTCGTTGTGGCATTCGATGCAGTTTTTCACCAGAATGGGAGCCACCTGTTCGTGAAACAGCTTCGCGGCATCGGATTCAGCAGTCAGAAGGCGCGTGCTCGCGATCAGCAAGGAAATAGGAAGAAGGGATTTCATGCTCAGTGGGATTTTTTCGGCTTCGGCAGCGCCAGATCGGCCTCGGCGGTGATCAGATGCTCGCGCATGGCCTTCGCGGCGGCGGCGGGATCGCGTTTCTCTATGGCGCAGAGCACCGCCGCATGCTGGCGCACCGCATTCGCCGTCGAAGTACGGCTGTAGCCACGACTGAGGCTCGTCTGGATCAATTCAGAGAGCGAATGCAGCAGCAGCGTGACGATTTGATTGCCCGAGGCCGCCGCCAACTCGCGGTGGAAGGTCATGTCTGCCACCACGGCGGTCTCGAAGTCTCTCGCGTCCTCAAGCTGCTTCAGCGCCGTGCGCAGTTTGCGAATCTGCGCCGCGCTGGCGTTCTCCGCCGCGAGCCGGGCGTTCTCCGGCTCCAGCATGAAGCGCACCTGGATCAACTGGCGCAGGCGTTCCTTGTCATCGGGAATCAGGAGCGCCAGCGAGCCGTTGAGCGGCTTGTGCAGCTTGTCCACGATCTTGGTGCCCACGCCATGCTTCACTTCAAGCAGGCCTTGCAGTTCGAGCCGCTTCGTCGCCTCGCGAATCACAGGCCGGCTCACACCGAGCTTGAGCGCCAGATCACGCTCCGGTGGCAGCCAGCCATCGCCCACCGTGATCTCATCGCGGATTTCCGCGGCGATGCGGGCGCACACCTCCTCGACGAGGCTGCGCTGGGGTTTGATGGTTGAAAAAGCCATGTGGTTAGAGGTCTTACCACTGGCCTTAACGAGCGGTTTGCGGGGCTTTTATCGTTCTGGGCTGGAGAAAAGTGAAATCGCCTCTGAGGGCGGTGAGAGGCCAGAATGACGAATGCAGAATTCCGAATGACGAACGAAGCCCGAATGCCTGAACCACAGTTCGTCATTCTGGTTTCGTCATTTGCCAGCGCCGCTGCGTCCAGAGTTTCGAAACTGCTCCCATCAGATCGTCATCGACGAATACCCGCCATCCACGACCATCTCATGGCCGGTGATGAACGAGCCGCCGGCTCCGGCGAGCAGCAGCGCTGCGGCGACGAGTTCCCTGGCCTCGCCAAAGCGGTTCATGGGCGTGTGACCCATGATTTTGGCGACGCGGTCGGGCGTGAGCACCTTTTTGTTCTGCTCGGCGGGGAAGAAGCCGGGGACGAGCGTGTTCACGCGGATGCCCAGCGGTGCCCATTCGCGGGCGAGATTCTTGCTGAGATTGTGAACAGCTCCCTTACTCATCGAGTAGGTGAACACACGGCTCAGCGGCAGCAGGCCGGACATGGAGCCGAGATTGATGATGGCGGCGGCGATTTTTTCCTCGACGAAATGCTTGCCGAACACCTGGCAGGCCAGAAACACAGCCTTGGTGTTGATGTTCATGATGCGGTCGTATTCTTCTTCAGCAATGTCGAGGAACGGCGTGGCGGAATTCACGCCAGCGCCATTGACGAGGATGTGGCAGCCGCCGGAACGCTCAAGCACTTGGTCGAGCAGGATTTGCAGGTCGGCTTTGCGGCTCGCATCGGCGGAGACGAAGTACGCCTGTCCACCGGCGGCTTGAATCGTTTCGAGCCGCTTGTCGGCCTTCGTTTGATCACGGCCGACAAGCACGACTTCCGCGCCTGCGGAGGCAAATCCTTCCGCGACCGCGCCACAGAGTTCGCCAGTGCCGCCGATGACAACGGCGGTTTTGCCTTGGAGAGAGAAGAGTTCGAAAATGGAGGACATGAGGAGTGGCGCATCTATGGCGTGTCATTCACGCGCTGCAAGCCGCCTCTCCCGTCACTTTCGTCATCTTGACACTCGGCCAGTGGTGCTCTCCCGTGTCCGCATGCCTTGGAGTCACATCATGGTCTTCCTTGCCGGTGTCCTCGTCGGCGCGGCGACACTTGTTTTGTGGAAGGCGCTGCGTTTTGCCGCCGATCTGCGCGCCGCGCGCCATGCGCTGGCCAGCTATGTGTTTCCCGACTGTGGTGTGGCCGATGAGCAGGCACACAAAGCCGTGGAAGAGTGTAAAAAACGGCTGCGCTGGCAGAAAAGCCTCAATCCCGAGTGGCTGCCGCCGCTGGTCGATGAGGTGCCGAAACTCGTGCGCGAGATCGCGGCGATCTACCATCCCGGCAAACAGGAGGCGCTGCTCGCACCGGGGCTGAGCCAGTTCTCCCGTGCCGTACATCTCGCGGCGATGGACGTGGCCGACTTTTTGCAAACACGCTCCATCGGCCGCCTCGTCGATGTCAGCGCGAGCACGGCGATCAAGACTTGGGAGATGACGCACAAGATCGCCACGCATGAGCGAATGCAGACCGCGAACAAATGGTACAAACGGCTGCTGCCCTACTGGCAGGTGCTGCGCTTCAAGTCGCCCATCATGTGGGCCAGCGTGGCCGTCTCCAACGTCGCCGCCCGCACGCTCCAGCCTGCGGTGATCGACATCATCGCCAAACGCACGATTGACCTCTACAGCGGTCGCCTCGGCAAAGGCACTGGCACCACTCCCACAGCGGTAGTCACTCTTCCGGAGCAGGAAGTCCCACCGGGGGCGATGTGACAGAGTTTTTTCATGGTCGGAGCGAGGAAAAGGGTGGGGAAGCGTTTCTTCTTGCCGCTGCAAAGCGGACTCGTCAAAGTCGAGTGTGCGTTCGCCAATGCGAATGTCATTCACGAAATTCCAACCCACAATCATCATGAGCCAGATCGTTCCTCTCATCAGTTCCGCCATCGCCGGCCCGCTCGGCGTCATTCATCTCCCCCGCCTCTGGCAGAAAGCCTCGCTGGCCGCTGCTGGCAAGCTGCACGCGGATTATCCCGGCATCGGCTGCGGCTATGACCAGATGACGCTCGACGCGCTGGGCATCAACATCGAGACCTTCAAGACTTTCATCGCCACGAAGCCGAGCTATCCGCAGCTTGAGAGCTGGATCAAAAAGCAGCCCGGCGTGAAGCTGACGAAAGGCGACATCTACAAGCACAACGTCGCCATCCAGGGCTACATCCATGACGACGCCACCCGCAAGACCATTCTCGATGCCGATGGCATCGCCGATGACGGCAGCGTGAATCCGGGCGCGGTCGATCTGAACAATCTCGACGACTGGCACATCTTCTGGGCGCAGGAGATCAAGTAATCAAAGCTTAGAGCCAAGGGCGCAGGGCGTAGAGTCTTGCGCCCTTTTCTTTAGGCGCGAGTGATGCAGTGCTGCCTTCGGGGGATGCCTGCTTTTGGTTCTGCGCTTCAGATCCCCGCGCCCACCACCTTCATCCAGCGGCTGCGGAAAGAGCCGTTTTCCTCCATGAGCTGGGCGGCGATGGTGGCTGAGAGTTGTGTGAGGCCGTTGAGGCGGGCGAAAGCGGCGGTGTTCTCCTGGCGGCGATAGTAGTCGGTGGAGTCGGTGGTCAGGGCACCGAATGCCTGGGCGATCTCGATGAGAGATTCCGGCGTGAGGCTTTCAAAGGGCAGGGACAGCGTGCCGCGCTCGAGGGTGACGTTCACCGTGGTGCCGTCTGAGTTGCATGTGATACGTCCGGTCATCTGGCCGCCTTCACGACGCGAGATGGTGCCGTTCCAGCCTTTTCCGCTGAGATCGACAGTGAGCTGGCGCACGAAGTCACGCGACTGTGTGTAGAGGTAAAGACGTCCGTCGAGCGCCGTGCGCACATCCTCTGTTTCCAGACGCGTGCTGCCGAGCATCTCGATGGCACTTGAGTAATCGTAGCCCTGCACGAGGGAGGGCACGATCGCATGGACCTCGGCGAGGAGTTCGAGGTCAGCCTGGCGGCGTTTTTTGTCCTCCTGCAACTGCTTCTTCTGCTGCTCCAGCGTGATGCGGGAGATTTCACGTTTATATTCAGACTCCCACTCCTTGATTTCATTGCTGAAGGAACCGCCGGTTTTGAGCTGTTTCCGGGTCTGCTCCACTTCAGCGAGCGCGGAGCGCAGTTCGTCGAGCGTGCCCGCCTTGCGCGGATTTTTCACGTCGGTTCGCATGAGCGCGATGTCCGGCTTGTAGAACTCCACGAGTGCATCGTAGAGGGAGAGCCATTCGAGTGAGTTCGCGGTGCCTGCGGTGACAGGCTGCTGGGTGCCGGCAAGGCGTTTCTTAAGGTGAGTCTGGAAGTCCTCCAGCTCCTGTGCACCGAACAGTTTGTCGCCGAAATGCCATTCGACCAGTCCGTGGATCAGATAACCGAGGATTTCCTCGTTGTCGGTTTTATAGTCCAGAGAATCGGGTGCCATGCGCTGGGCGAAGCTTCGCGCCGTGCGTTCCTTGACCTTCTCAAAGAAAGACTTGAGGCCATTCAGCTCTGCGGAGGCGGAGAGTTTTCCCACTTGGTCCGCTGCCTCCTTTTTTCTGTCGAGCATGATGTTGCAAAGCGCGGCATTGAAGCGCGCCCAGTTTTCTGTGGGCTGCGGGGCGTCTTTGGCGATGTCGATGAACAGCAGTTCCGCCTGAGCGGGATGATGAAGTTCGAGCATCTGCTTGCGTGCATCGGCGAAGCGCTCGGAAACAGATTTCTTATTCGCGTCCGCTTTGAGTGTCACGCCGCCGCCGGAGAGGTCGCGTGCGTCAGCAGGAGAAATCTGGATGGCCGCCCGTGTGGCGCGGCGCTCACCGCCTTCGCGCAGCATCCAGCCCACGACGTAGGCGAGCGTGATGGCGGCGGCGATGGCACCGATCAGCTTCGCACGGCGTGAGAACAGTCTGCGCCGCACGCCGCCGCGATCCAGCAGGCCCTCGGCCAGTCGCATTTCATCGACGACCTCGTCGTAGTTCGAGAAACGCTCCTCCGGACGGAAGCTGAGCATGCCGTTGATGACATGCTCGGTGCGTGGTGAGAAGCGCAGGCCGGATTCACCGAGGGCGACGCGTTTGCATTTGATGCGTCGCAAGTCCTCGATGGCATTCGTGTCCGCCTTGTGCGGCGGATTGCCGGTCATCGCATGGTAGAGCGTGGCGCCAAGGCTGAAGATGTCGCTGCGGTAATCCTCCTTGTTTTCGATGACCTTTTCCGGCGCGACGTAATACGGCGTGGCCCAGATTTCGCCAGACTGGTCGCCGCCGCGGTCCACGAACAGAGCCAGGCCGAAGTCCACCACCTTGGCGGTGCCGGTTTCGGTGAAAAGGATGTTTGCCGGCTTCACGTCGCGATGAATCAGCGTGAGCTGTTGCGCGGCACGCAGACCCTCGGCCACCTCACGGCCGATGCGCAGGGCCTCGGCCTCCTTCAGATGGCCTTCGCGTTTGATGCGCTGCTCCAGGCTGCCGCCGCCGACGAGCTCCATGGCGATGTAAAAGTAGCCCTGGTCATAGCCCACGGAGTAGAGCTTGATGACGTTCGGATGCGTGACGTTCGCGGTGATGTGAGCTTCCTGGCGGAACTGCTCCAGGCGCACGGCATCGCGGGAGTACTGGCGGTTGAGGATTTTCAGGGCCACTCGGCGTCCGAGTGTCTCATCCTCCGCCTCAAACACCCGGCTCATGCCACCCTCGCCGATCTGGCGTATGATCATGAATTGATCAAAGCGCCGACGTACGCGCACCATCTGGCCGCAAAAGGGGCACTTCAGCTTGGTGAACGGCTCCAGCGACGTCACGTCGATCTGTCCCTGGCAGACAGGGCAGGTGCTCAGATAGGCTTGTTCAGTGACGAGATTCAAAAGAGGGGGTTCGGAATGGGGGCGGCTACCTACTTGCATCGCATGGCGAATGCCAGAAATTACAGATTGCCTGATTAATTTGAATCTTGAGAATGTGAAATGGATTGGACCGTCACTGAAACCGCCGAACTCGGCGAGCGTTTCGACAAGCACCTCGCCCGGCGCCTGTCGGATATGTCACGCTCGCGGCTCCAGGACCTGATCAAGGACGGCCACGCCACGCTGAACGGCAAACCGGTCAAATCAGGCGCGACTATGAGAGCTGGGGATGTGGTGAGCGTCACGGTGCCGGAAGTAGCTGAGGTCGAGATCAAGGCCCAGGACATTCCGTTGACGATTTTGTATGAGGATTCCGACATCGTAGTGCTGGACAAAGCATCCGGGCTTGTCGTTCACCCGGCGGAAGGAAATCCTGACGGCACACTCGTGAATGCCCTCCTGCACCACATTGATGACCTCAGCGGCATCGGCGGCGAGATGCGGCCCGGCATCGTCCATCGTCTCGATAAAGACACCAGCGGCTGCATGGTCGTGGCAAAGAATGACATCGCGCACCGCCGCCTGACGGAGGCCTTCGCCGAGCGACGACTCACGAAAATCTACCTCACCGTGGTCAATGGCGTGCCGCGTGAGAAAAGCGGACGCATTCAGAACTACATCGGCAGACATCCCGTGGACCGCAAACGCATGTCCATCCTGCTCGATGGGGCAGGGAAGGAGGCCGTTACCGAATGGCAGTTGCTCGCCACCGATCAAGGCTGTGCGCTAATCCAATGCCGCCTGCTCACCGGGCGCACGCATCAGATTCGCGTTCACATGCGCGAGGCGCTGCAATGCCCCATCCTAGGCGATCCGATTTACGCGCAACCCGCCAAGCAGCGTGTCCGCGTCCCACGTCTCATGCTCCATGCATGGAAGCTGGCTTTCAATCACCCCATCCACGACCAGCCGATGGCTTTCGAGGCCAAATTGCCGCCCGAGTTTGAACCCTGGATGAATTGCGTGCAAAGCTAGCCGCACCCTTTTACGCCATGCTCAAACTCTACGCCTACTCCGGCTGCTCCACCTGTCGCAATGCCATCAAATGGCTCAAGCAGCACGCCATCGCCTTTGAAGAAGTCGCCATTCGCGAAACACCGCCGTCGGTTGCCGAACTCAAAGCCGCGCTTGCCGCCCATGACGGTGATTTGCGGAAACTCTTCAACGTTTCCGGCCTCGACTACCGCAGCCTGGGCCTCAAAGACAAACTGCCCGCGATGAGCACCGATGCCGCGCTGAAGCTCCTCGCTGAAAACGGCAATCTCGTGAAGCGCCCCTTTGCCATCGACGCGAAGAACAAGATTC
The Prosthecobacter sp. genome window above contains:
- a CDS encoding FadR/GntR family transcriptional regulator, translating into MAFSTIKPQRSLVEEVCARIAAEIRDEITVGDGWLPPERDLALKLGVSRPVIREATKRLELQGLLEVKHGVGTKIVDKLHKPLNGSLALLIPDDKERLRQLIQVRFMLEPENARLAAENASAAQIRKLRTALKQLEDARDFETAVVADMTFHRELAAASGNQIVTLLLHSLSELIQTSLSRGYSRTSTANAVRQHAAVLCAIEKRDPAAAAKAMREHLITAEADLALPKPKKSH
- a CDS encoding SDR family oxidoreductase, with translation MSSIFELFSLQGKTAVVIGGTGELCGAVAEGFASAGAEVVLVGRDQTKADKRLETIQAAGGQAYFVSADASRKADLQILLDQVLERSGGCHILVNGAGVNSATPFLDIAEEEYDRIMNINTKAVFLACQVFGKHFVEEKIAAAIINLGSMSGLLPLSRVFTYSMSKGAVHNLSKNLAREWAPLGIRVNTLVPGFFPAEQNKKVLTPDRVAKIMGHTPMNRFGEARELVAAALLLAGAGGSFITGHEMVVDGGYSSMTI
- a CDS encoding DUF5069 domain-containing protein, with amino-acid sequence MSQIVPLISSAIAGPLGVIHLPRLWQKASLAAAGKLHADYPGIGCGYDQMTLDALGINIETFKTFIATKPSYPQLESWIKKQPGVKLTKGDIYKHNVAIQGYIHDDATRKTILDADGIADDGSVNPGAVDLNNLDDWHIFWAQEIK
- a CDS encoding serine/threonine-protein kinase yields the protein MNLVTEQAYLSTCPVCQGQIDVTSLEPFTKLKCPFCGQMVRVRRRFDQFMIIRQIGEGGMSRVFEAEDETLGRRVALKILNRQYSRDAVRLEQFRQEAHITANVTHPNVIKLYSVGYDQGYFYIAMELVGGGSLEQRIKREGHLKEAEALRIGREVAEGLRAAQQLTLIHRDVKPANILFTETGTAKVVDFGLALFVDRGGDQSGEIWATPYYVAPEKVIENKEDYRSDIFSLGATLYHAMTGNPPHKADTNAIEDLRRIKCKRVALGESGLRFSPRTEHVINGMLSFRPEERFSNYDEVVDEMRLAEGLLDRGGVRRRLFSRRAKLIGAIAAAITLAYVVGWMLREGGERRATRAAIQISPADARDLSGGGVTLKADANKKSVSERFADARKQMLELHHPAQAELLFIDIAKDAPQPTENWARFNAALCNIMLDRKKEAADQVGKLSASAELNGLKSFFEKVKERTARSFAQRMAPDSLDYKTDNEEILGYLIHGLVEWHFGDKLFGAQELEDFQTHLKKRLAGTQQPVTAGTANSLEWLSLYDALVEFYKPDIALMRTDVKNPRKAGTLDELRSALAEVEQTRKQLKTGGSFSNEIKEWESEYKREISRITLEQQKKQLQEDKKRRQADLELLAEVHAIVPSLVQGYDYSSAIEMLGSTRLETEDVRTALDGRLYLYTQSRDFVRQLTVDLSGKGWNGTISRREGGQMTGRITCNSDGTTVNVTLERGTLSLPFESLTPESLIEIAQAFGALTTDSTDYYRRQENTAAFARLNGLTQLSATIAAQLMEENGSFRSRWMKVVGAGI
- a CDS encoding RluA family pseudouridine synthase, coding for MDWTVTETAELGERFDKHLARRLSDMSRSRLQDLIKDGHATLNGKPVKSGATMRAGDVVSVTVPEVAEVEIKAQDIPLTILYEDSDIVVLDKASGLVVHPAEGNPDGTLVNALLHHIDDLSGIGGEMRPGIVHRLDKDTSGCMVVAKNDIAHRRLTEAFAERRLTKIYLTVVNGVPREKSGRIQNYIGRHPVDRKRMSILLDGAGKEAVTEWQLLATDQGCALIQCRLLTGRTHQIRVHMREALQCPILGDPIYAQPAKQRVRVPRLMLHAWKLAFNHPIHDQPMAFEAKLPPEFEPWMNCVQS
- a CDS encoding arsenate reductase family protein produces the protein MLKLYAYSGCSTCRNAIKWLKQHAIAFEEVAIRETPPSVAELKAALAAHDGDLRKLFNVSGLDYRSLGLKDKLPAMSTDAALKLLAENGNLVKRPFAIDAKNKIHLVGFKEPEWQAALLHRR